One genomic region from Harpia harpyja isolate bHarHar1 chromosome 1, bHarHar1 primary haplotype, whole genome shotgun sequence encodes:
- the MSRB2 gene encoding methionine-R-sulfoxide reductase B2, mitochondrial isoform X1, whose translation MAACLLRRMLGNILLLLRSLPRSSGDGLAPAAGGGTDTGLLTKQAEATVATDWKKNLTPEQFYVTREKGTEPPFSGIYLNNTESGIYYCMCCNAPLFSSEKKYNSGTGWPSFSEAYGTRGRDESNTNIMRRPENSSGSIRTEVICRQCDAHLGHVFDDGPTPSGQRFCINSVSLNFKRGSGQ comes from the exons ATGGCGGCTTGTCTGCTCCGGAGGATGCTCGggaacatcctcctcctcctccgctccctGCCGAGGAGCTCCGGTGATGGCTTGGCCCCCGCTGCCGGCGGTGGCACAG ACACGGGCCTTCTGACTAAACAAGCTGAAGCAACTGTTGctacagactggaaaaaaaatttgactCCAGAGCAATTCTATGTTACAagagaaaaaggaactgaacCG ccatttagtGGGATCTATCTGAATAACACAGAATCGGGAATATACTACTGCATGTGCTGCAATGCCCCACTGTTCAG CTCAGAAAAGAAGTACAATTCTGGGACTGGATGGCCATCATTTTCTGAGGCTTATGGTACTCGTGGCAGAGATGAAAGTAATACCAATATCATGAGACGACCAGAGAACTCATCGGGATCAATTAGAACTGAAGTCATCTGCAGACAG TGTGACGCCCATCTAGGCCATGTGTTTGATGATGGTCCCACACCTTCTGGGCAGAGGTTCTGTATCAACAGCGTTTCATTAAACTTCAAACGAGGCTCTGGTCAGTGA
- the MSRB2 gene encoding methionine-R-sulfoxide reductase B2, mitochondrial isoform X2, giving the protein MVLKIIRIIFLYLIEDTGLLTKQAEATVATDWKKNLTPEQFYVTREKGTEPPFSGIYLNNTESGIYYCMCCNAPLFSSEKKYNSGTGWPSFSEAYGTRGRDESNTNIMRRPENSSGSIRTEVICRQCDAHLGHVFDDGPTPSGQRFCINSVSLNFKRGSGQ; this is encoded by the exons ATGGTGTTAAAAATAATACGGATTATCTTTCTATATCTAATTGAAGACACGGGCCTTCTGACTAAACAAGCTGAAGCAACTGTTGctacagactggaaaaaaaatttgactCCAGAGCAATTCTATGTTACAagagaaaaaggaactgaacCG ccatttagtGGGATCTATCTGAATAACACAGAATCGGGAATATACTACTGCATGTGCTGCAATGCCCCACTGTTCAG CTCAGAAAAGAAGTACAATTCTGGGACTGGATGGCCATCATTTTCTGAGGCTTATGGTACTCGTGGCAGAGATGAAAGTAATACCAATATCATGAGACGACCAGAGAACTCATCGGGATCAATTAGAACTGAAGTCATCTGCAGACAG TGTGACGCCCATCTAGGCCATGTGTTTGATGATGGTCCCACACCTTCTGGGCAGAGGTTCTGTATCAACAGCGTTTCATTAAACTTCAAACGAGGCTCTGGTCAGTGA